Proteins encoded within one genomic window of Arachis ipaensis cultivar K30076 chromosome B08, Araip1.1, whole genome shotgun sequence:
- the LOC107614261 gene encoding pentatricopeptide repeat-containing protein At1g20230-like isoform X1: MITLELNFFHNSYRRATCEALILRFVVVGNALCSCLSNLIASYSRVCQIIYPIAIINLHSCPHRKPQSHFVFLLPTHRNINNNSQTQPEQRNFFMPSIYNIISQCLSSSTITLSHARQSHVHILKLGLYGDTYIATKLLSHDANNLYFLQVTNLVLHFFPNPTLPSFTTIINAFARSHQYDAALYLFSLMGHKGLAPDGFLLLTTIKACAALQALIPGLQFHGYDFVSSYALDSILASSLVHMYLKCDSIGDAHRLLDEMSERHVVVWSAIIVGYSQRGMVERAKEMFSEMRIEGVEPNLVSWNGMLAGFSNAGWHVEAVELFKTSKWEMF; encoded by the exons ATGATTACTCTTGAATTAAATTTCTTTCATAATTCTTACAGAAGAGCAACTTGTGAAGCTTTGATCCTCCGATTCGTCGTGGTAGGCAATGCTCTTTGCAGCTGTCTCTCTAACCTCATCGCATCTtatagcagagtatgccaaataATCTATCCAATAGCAATAATAAACCTTCATTCATGTCCGCACCGAAAACCGCAATCGCACTTTGTCTTCCTCCTTCCCACCCATCGCAACATTAACAACAACAGTCAAACACAACCCGAACAAAGAAATTTTTTTATGCCCTCAATCTACAACATAATCTCCCAATGCCTGAGTTCCAGCACCATTACACTTTCCCACGCGCGTCAATCTCACGTGCACATTCTCAAGCTCGGCCTCTACGGCGACACCTACATCGCCACAAAGCTTCTCTCTCACGACGCCAACAATCTCTATTTTTTACAAGTCACAAACCTCGTACTCCATTTCTTCCCCAATCCAACCCTCCCTTCCTTCACCACTATCATCAACGCCTTCGCCAGGTCCCACCAATACGACGCCGCTCTCTATCTCTTCTCCCTCATGGGTCATAAGGGTCTTGCCCCTGATGGGTTCCTTCTCCTGACTACAATCAAAGCATGTGCTGCGTTGCAAGCCTTGATCCCTGGGCTGCAGTTTCATGGGTATGATTTTGTGTCTAGTTATGCCTTGGATTCAATTTTGGCGTCTTCTCTGGTGCATATGTATCTGAAGTGTGATAGTATTGGGGATGCCCATCGATTGCTTGATGAAATGTCTGAGAGGCATGTTGTCGTTTGGAGCGCAATTATCGTGGGTTACTCGCAACGTGGGATGGTTGAGAGGGCCAAGGAGATGTTTAGTGAGATGAGGATTGAGGGGGTGGAGCCCAATTTGGTATCGTGGAATGGGATGCTTGCTGGGTTCAGCAATGCAGGGTGGCATGTTGAGGCTGTGGAGTTGTTCAAGACATCTAAGTGGGAAATG TTTTGA
- the LOC107614261 gene encoding pentatricopeptide repeat-containing protein At1g59720, chloroplastic/mitochondrial-like isoform X2 — MITLELNFFHNSYRRATCEALILRFVVVGNALCSCLSNLIASYSRVCQIIYPIAIINLHSCPHRKPQSHFVFLLPTHRNINNNSQTQPEQRNFFMPSIYNIISQCLSSSTITLSHARQSHVHILKLGLYGDTYIATKLLSHDANNLYFLQVTNLVLHFFPNPTLPSFTTIINAFARSHQYDAALYLFSLMGHKGLAPDGFLLLTTIKACAALQALIPGLQFHGFEVTRKIRILENGVNEKIACGELSAEMFGDIFYWHIPILAMTADVTQASNEECKKCGMAQYLANLISVEGSFSAYSKKLARTIRWTVVELEIQYISF; from the exons ATGATTACTCTTGAATTAAATTTCTTTCATAATTCTTACAGAAGAGCAACTTGTGAAGCTTTGATCCTCCGATTCGTCGTGGTAGGCAATGCTCTTTGCAGCTGTCTCTCTAACCTCATCGCATCTtatagcagagtatgccaaataATCTATCCAATAGCAATAATAAACCTTCATTCATGTCCGCACCGAAAACCGCAATCGCACTTTGTCTTCCTCCTTCCCACCCATCGCAACATTAACAACAACAGTCAAACACAACCCGAACAAAGAAATTTTTTTATGCCCTCAATCTACAACATAATCTCCCAATGCCTGAGTTCCAGCACCATTACACTTTCCCACGCGCGTCAATCTCACGTGCACATTCTCAAGCTCGGCCTCTACGGCGACACCTACATCGCCACAAAGCTTCTCTCTCACGACGCCAACAATCTCTATTTTTTACAAGTCACAAACCTCGTACTCCATTTCTTCCCCAATCCAACCCTCCCTTCCTTCACCACTATCATCAACGCCTTCGCCAGGTCCCACCAATACGACGCCGCTCTCTATCTCTTCTCCCTCATGGGTCATAAGGGTCTTGCCCCTGATGGGTTCCTTCTCCTGACTACAATCAAAGCATGTGCTGCGTTGCAAGCCTTGATCCCTGGGCTGCAGTTTCATGG TTTTGAAGTGACAAGGAAAATCCGCATCCTAGAAAATGGCGTAAATGAGAAAATTGCATGTGGGGAATTATCAGCTGAAATGTTTGGGGATATCTTTTATTGGCACATTCCAATACTAGCAATGACAGCTGATGTAACTCAGGCTTCAAATGAAGAGTGCAAAAAGTGTGGGATGGCACAGTATCTAGCTAACCTCATCTCAGTTGAAGGTTCTTTTTCTGCATATAGCAAGAAACTAGCTAGGACCATAAGGTGGACAGTAGTAGAATTGGAAATTCAATACATCAGTTTCTGA
- the LOC107614261 gene encoding pentatricopeptide repeat-containing protein At1g20230-like isoform X3, producing MPSIYNIISQCLSSSTITLSHARQSHVHILKLGLYGDTYIATKLLSHDANNLYFLQVTNLVLHFFPNPTLPSFTTIINAFARSHQYDAALYLFSLMGHKGLAPDGFLLLTTIKACAALQALIPGLQFHGYDFVSSYALDSILASSLVHMYLKCDSIGDAHRLLDEMSERHVVVWSAIIVGYSQRGMVERAKEMFSEMRIEGVEPNLVSWNGMLAGFSNAGWHVEAVELFKTSKWEMF from the exons ATGCCCTCAATCTACAACATAATCTCCCAATGCCTGAGTTCCAGCACCATTACACTTTCCCACGCGCGTCAATCTCACGTGCACATTCTCAAGCTCGGCCTCTACGGCGACACCTACATCGCCACAAAGCTTCTCTCTCACGACGCCAACAATCTCTATTTTTTACAAGTCACAAACCTCGTACTCCATTTCTTCCCCAATCCAACCCTCCCTTCCTTCACCACTATCATCAACGCCTTCGCCAGGTCCCACCAATACGACGCCGCTCTCTATCTCTTCTCCCTCATGGGTCATAAGGGTCTTGCCCCTGATGGGTTCCTTCTCCTGACTACAATCAAAGCATGTGCTGCGTTGCAAGCCTTGATCCCTGGGCTGCAGTTTCATGGGTATGATTTTGTGTCTAGTTATGCCTTGGATTCAATTTTGGCGTCTTCTCTGGTGCATATGTATCTGAAGTGTGATAGTATTGGGGATGCCCATCGATTGCTTGATGAAATGTCTGAGAGGCATGTTGTCGTTTGGAGCGCAATTATCGTGGGTTACTCGCAACGTGGGATGGTTGAGAGGGCCAAGGAGATGTTTAGTGAGATGAGGATTGAGGGGGTGGAGCCCAATTTGGTATCGTGGAATGGGATGCTTGCTGGGTTCAGCAATGCAGGGTGGCATGTTGAGGCTGTGGAGTTGTTCAAGACATCTAAGTGGGAAATG TTTTGA
- the LOC107611385 gene encoding uncharacterized protein LOC107611385, whose protein sequence is MEGVANLRVFYNGEVIPNTHEGVTFVCECPLSFTIPCTMSFVELQNGLCNNIQSHILKRVSNLLYRSPMQVFGGLIQFQIIPVTDDVSMQQMLYIYQQTQSHVPMIKLYVEFEQQSGMGTVGDEFNVDELRDIDWEENNNDSEEKFEANYEVDDENDDGDLAGNSTVQSEANAICLFYLSCLNDGGAHVVGDGNVVVEDGEFSVGMEFGSRESVISAIKSYTISRGIDYTVYEFDPQTFYAKCKGYGAGCDWLIQASLIRKKACWEIRRYNGKYTCTIGTISQDHAKLDSDTIVDVIRPLVKADPSIKVKSVIAKVQSRFNYTVSYRKTWLAKQKAVAKVFGDWEVSYQTLPVWLKAMTVKMPRSRVQIKMLPFTGRVDGTHLHGKYKGAFLVAVAQDGNQNIMPIAFAIVEGETADAWEFFLTNLRRYVVIIDGVGIISDRHTSIDAAIARSNGAWSPPRVWHMYCIKHIGSNFLRRFKASYLHKLVVNTGRNRSTTKTTKGLKSGGEAYTQWCNDIGVERWVLAFDGSHRWDI, encoded by the exons ATGGAAGGTGTTGCAAATTTGCGAGTATTTTATAACGGTGAGGTTATACCAAACACACATGAAGgagtgacttttgtttgtgaatgtccaTTGTCATTTACTATTCCATGTACCATGAGTTTTGTCGAGTTGCAAAATGGTCTTTGTAATAACATTCAAAGCCACATTTTAAAAAGGGTGAGCAATCTTTTATACAGAAGTCCTATGCAAGTATTTGGTGGGCTAATACAGTTTCAAATAATACCCGTCACTGACGATGTCAGTATGCAGCAGATGTTGtatatttatcaacaaacccAATCTCACGTGCCAATGATAAAGCtgtacgttgagtttgaacaGCAGTCGGGGATGGGTACGGTCGGCGACGAGTTCAATGTTGATGAGCTCAgggatatagattgggaagaaAATAATAATGACAGTGAAGAGAAATTCGAAGCTAATTATGAAGTCGATGATGAAAACGATGATGGAGACTTGGCAGGCAATTCGACTGTGCAAAGTGAAGCGAATGCGATT TGCTTATTTTATTTGTCTTGTTTGAATGATGGTGGTGCGCATGTCGTAGGTGACGGCAACGTTGTAGTGGAAGATGGCGAGTTTAGTGTCGGAATGGAATTTGGTTCGAGAGAGTCGgtgatatctgcaatcaaaagctacacCATCTCTAGAGGAATTGATTACACTGTGTATGAGTTTGATCCGCAGACATTCTATGCGAAATGCAAGGGGTATGGTGCAGGGTGTGACTGGCTTATCCAAGCTAGCTTGATTCGAAAAAAAGCTTGTTGGGAGATCAGGAGATACAATGGCAAGTACACGTGCACCATAGGCacgatttcacaagatcatgccaagttggactcAGACACAATTGTAGATGTCATTAGGCCGTTGGTCAAAGCAGACCCCTCGATAAAGGTGAAGTCTGTTATTGCAAAAGTTCAATCCAGGTTCAACTACACTGTGAGTTACCGCAAgacttggttggcaaagcagaaagctgtCGCAAAGGTTTTCGGTGATTGGGAAGTTTCTTACCAGACTCTGCCAGTATGGTTGAAAGCAATGACGGTGAAAATGCCAAGGTCTCGTGTTCAAATTAAAATGCTCCCCTTTACCGGGAGA GTTGATGGCACGCACCTGCATGGAAAATATAAAGGTGCATTTTTGGTAGCGGTTGCACAAGATGGGAATCAAAACATTATGCCTATTGCATTTGCGATAGTCGAGGGCGAGACGGCAGACGCATGGGAGTTTTTTCTAACCAATTTGCGGAGATATGTTGTTATCATTGATGGTGTGGGTATTATTTCTGACCGTCATACCTCCATCGACGCTGCAATAGCTCGCAGTAACGGTGCATGGTCACCACCAAGGGTGTGGCACATGTACTGCATCAAGCACATCGGGTCAAACTTCTTGAGGAGGTTCAAGGCTTCATATTTGCATAAACTCGTGGTGAACACAG GACGGAACAGGAGTACAACAAAAACTACCAAAGGCTTAAAGAGTGGGGGTGAGGCATATACTCAATGGTGCAATGACATCGGTGTTGAGAGATGGGTGTTGGCATTCGATGGTAGTCATCGTTGGGACATATGA
- the LOC107612091 gene encoding uncharacterized protein LOC107612091, with amino-acid sequence MSGAQGAQPKEARTATVYKSVEGGENRTRTDLRSKEDQGNIQIDKMQEKVSDPAGKGGPVFGAGKDDNKQDLGVTGTG; translated from the coding sequence ATGTCAGGGGCACAAGGGGCACAGCCGAAAGAAGCAAGGACAGCAACAGTTTATAAGTCAGTAGAAGGAGGAGAGAATAGAACGAGGACCGACTTGCGTTCAAAGGAGGATCAAGGCAACATTCAGATCGATAAGATGCAGGAGAAGGTCTCTGACCCTGCTGGCAAAGGTGGTCCTGTCTTTGGTGCTGGCAAAGATGACAACAAGCAAGACCTTGGAGTCACTGGCACTGGCTAA